Proteins encoded together in one Quercus lobata isolate SW786 unplaced genomic scaffold, ValleyOak3.0 Primary Assembly Scq3eQI_1866, whole genome shotgun sequence window:
- the LOC115972977 gene encoding myb-related protein 308-like, whose product MRKPCCDKLDTNKGAWSKQEDQKLIDYIRKNGEGCWRTLPQAAGLLRCGKSCRLRWINYLRPDLKRGNFAEDEEDLIIKLHALLGNRWSLIAGRLPGRTDNEVKNYWNSHLRRKLMNMGIDPNNHRLNHINVSRPQTSNASAGAMSSGLKTHANHQSEKSQVENCDQVSDAGSCLEDDSCGLPDLNLDLMITMPSLNSLADVEEEQKLVESNTSSELEFTHSPTLVLFR is encoded by the exons ATGAGGAAGCCTTGCTGTGATAAGCTAGACACAAATAAAGGAGCATGGTCCAAGCAAGAAGACCAGAAGCTCATAGATTACATTCGGAAAAATGGTGAAGGTTGCTGGCGTACCCTCCCTCAAGCTGCAG GGCTCCTTCGCTGTGGCAAAAGTTGTAGGCTGAGATGGATAAATTATTTACGTCCAGACCTTAAAAGAGGAAACTTTgctgaagatgaagaagatctTATCATTAAGCTTCATGCACTCCTAGGCAACAG GTGGTCACTTATAGCTGGGAGATTGCCAGGGCGTACAGATAACGAAGTAAAGAACTATTGGAACTCTCACCTAAGAAGAAAGTTGATGAACATGGGTATTGATCCAAATAATCATCGGTTGAACCACATTAATGTCTCTCGCCCTCAAACCTCGAATGCCTCTGCTGGTGCAATGTCTTCTGGTTTAAAAACTCATGCCAATCATCAATCAGAGAAATCCCAAGTTGAAAATTGTGATCAAGTTTCAGATGCTGGAAGTTGCTTAGAAGATGATTCTTGTGGCTTGCCTGATTTGaaccttgatttgatgataactatGCCTTCTTTGAATTCACTTGCTGATGTGGAAGAGGAGCAAAAACTTGTTGAGTCTAATACATCAAGCGAACTAGAATTCACTCATTCTCCCACGCTTGTTCTATTTAGATAA